In Bacteroides coprosuis DSM 18011, the following are encoded in one genomic region:
- a CDS encoding hypothetical protein (KEGG: mtp:Mthe_0339 metallophosphoesterase~SPTR: Putative uncharacterized protein;~IMG reference gene:2504107846), with translation MLCRARFYHDETDNPQEILNKVRVIRELLRDIIISEKARTAFKYRLFNGEKLSSWPRSEEDKIFMRSII, from the coding sequence ATGTTATGCAGAGCAAGATTCTATCATGATGAGACAGACAATCCTCAAGAGATACTTAATAAGGTTCGAGTAATTCGTGAGCTACTTAGGGATATAATAATTTCAGAGAAAGCAAGAACAGCTTTTAAATACAGACTCTTTAATGGAGAAAAATTGTCTAGTTGGCCAAGATCTGAAGAAGATAAAATTTTCATGAGAAGTATAATATAG
- a CDS encoding hypothetical protein (KEGG: pmz:HMPREF0659_A7225 hypothetical protein~SPTR: Putative uncharacterized protein;~IMG reference gene:2504107847~PFAM: Histidine kinase-, DNA gyrase B-, and HSP90-like ATPase), protein MQKNRSKDMKADIKGIITSLNINEGNFLIPIFEAVVNSIQSIHEQVKLEPKHKGEIEVIIERDKITTDIYEGKPNIEVNYPIAKITIKDNGIGFNDVNLKSFNTAHSTKKIKIGGKGLGRFTMLSVFKNISVESIFKVGDKHYKREIPFTTEYKEEDAKKTIVHGAKSTGTITILSGLKEKFLKQSINYSQEVIADNILKHCLLYFINNDEPKILIREKDCADINLSTQFNPKDFLINEYLEEKIKNKTFNFYLVKEYKSSFNFYSYTADNRTVETKKTNTILPIFKSKVTNSDQECYVGVYITSDFFNKRVQHNRLEIRFDKANDMANFDTVSEKEVEDKVVEIIERQFAGILKERETSNEAKVKDYLRHDGIGYRWLDVDSKFLQSIPDDADIKKLDDLFHNLEYKAKNDLNKRKEKLLSRDYSNKKEYKELLNEVLSAVGKQNESKLAQYVSHRKVVIDLLGKYLEWQNEQKKYKEESALHNLFFTMGGTEKDIAHSQHNLWLIDERLAYFKYIRSDIAQLYHGLSNTESKKEPDITLYDYDLYDKSYKYGDVSSEGEIKTIVFVEFKRPHRDNLTFQEYQRQMMDQVKGLDQGIENYKGGYLNVSQNKTIFFYYVCDVKDFNKIMKDAKEFGSFRTSPYGTLIRFDQDRIEEIMTYQQVKSSSIQRNRAFFKNLGID, encoded by the coding sequence ATGCAAAAAAATAGATCTAAAGACATGAAAGCAGACATAAAAGGTATTATTACTAGCTTGAATATAAATGAGGGGAATTTTCTTATTCCTATTTTTGAAGCTGTCGTTAATAGTATTCAATCTATACACGAACAAGTTAAATTAGAACCAAAGCATAAAGGAGAAATTGAAGTTATAATTGAAAGAGATAAAATTACAACAGATATATATGAAGGAAAACCCAATATTGAAGTTAATTATCCCATTGCTAAAATTACAATTAAAGATAATGGAATAGGCTTTAATGATGTTAACCTTAAAAGCTTCAATACGGCTCACTCCACTAAGAAAATAAAAATTGGAGGAAAAGGGCTTGGTAGGTTCACAATGTTGTCTGTATTTAAAAACATTTCTGTTGAAAGCATATTCAAAGTAGGAGATAAACATTACAAAAGAGAGATTCCATTCACTACAGAATACAAAGAGGAGGACGCAAAGAAAACAATTGTACATGGAGCCAAAAGTACAGGAACAATAACCATCCTAAGTGGGCTTAAAGAGAAATTTTTAAAACAATCTATCAATTATAGTCAAGAGGTAATTGCTGACAACATCCTAAAACATTGCTTACTATATTTTATAAATAATGATGAACCTAAGATTCTTATAAGAGAAAAAGATTGCGCAGATATTAATTTATCAACTCAATTTAACCCTAAAGATTTTTTGATTAATGAATACTTAGAAGAAAAAATCAAAAATAAAACGTTTAATTTTTATCTCGTTAAAGAGTATAAATCAAGCTTTAATTTCTACTCATACACAGCTGATAATAGAACAGTTGAAACAAAAAAAACCAATACTATCTTACCCATCTTCAAATCAAAAGTAACTAATTCTGATCAAGAATGCTATGTTGGAGTTTATATTACATCTGATTTTTTTAATAAAAGAGTACAGCATAATAGATTAGAAATAAGGTTTGATAAAGCAAATGATATGGCAAACTTTGACACTGTTTCAGAAAAAGAAGTAGAAGATAAAGTTGTTGAAATTATAGAGAGACAATTTGCAGGCATACTTAAAGAACGAGAGACATCCAACGAAGCTAAAGTTAAAGACTATCTTCGACATGATGGAATTGGCTACAGGTGGCTTGATGTGGATTCAAAATTCTTACAATCAATTCCTGATGATGCAGACATTAAAAAGCTTGATGACCTATTTCATAATTTAGAGTATAAGGCAAAGAATGACTTAAACAAAAGGAAAGAAAAACTTTTATCAAGGGATTACAGCAATAAAAAAGAGTATAAAGAACTTTTAAATGAAGTACTCAGCGCTGTAGGAAAACAAAATGAGAGCAAGCTAGCTCAATACGTTTCTCATAGGAAAGTGGTTATTGATCTACTTGGTAAATACTTAGAATGGCAAAATGAGCAAAAAAAGTATAAGGAAGAGAGTGCTTTGCACAATTTATTCTTTACAATGGGTGGCACTGAAAAAGATATTGCTCATTCTCAACATAACCTGTGGCTAATAGATGAGCGCTTAGCATATTTCAAATATATTAGATCTGATATTGCCCAACTATATCACGGATTGAGTAATACAGAATCAAAAAAAGAACCTGACATCACTCTATATGATTATGATTTGTATGATAAATCCTATAAATACGGAGATGTTAGCAGTGAAGGAGAAATAAAAACAATTGTTTTTGTTGAATTTAAACGTCCTCATAGGGATAACCTAACTTTTCAAGAATATCAAAGGCAAATGATGGACCAAGTAAAAGGTCTTGATCAAGGGATAGAGAATTATAAAGGAGGTTATTTAAATGTTTCTCAAAATAAAACTATATTTTTTTATTATGTTTGTGATGTAAAAGACTTTAACAAAATAATGAAAGATGCAAAGGAATTTGGAAGCTTCAGAACATCTCCTTATGGAACACTAATTAGATTTGACCAAGATAGAATAGAAGAGATTATGACTTATCAGCAAGTTAAATCAAGTTCTATTCAGAGGAATAGAGCATTCTTTAAAAATTTAGGAATTGATTAA
- a CDS encoding hypothetical protein (KEGG: mpu:MYPU_6180 sugar ABC transporter permease protein~SPTR: SUGAR ABC TRANSPORTER PERMEASE PROTEIN;~IMG reference gene:2504107849) encodes MTKEEVVDILIDLKDTVKEFNAVKFESTDNKKKLHEKISNLYGSIQEYYLDASGFKNIEVPIARSQLKSNYNNYFEAGYLSGRTFHSHQGYAELLSVIGIIQNKKNVKIRKTSNKGLTKSETIGIIAIILTFLGGSFTLGKYIGESRYDQKKINLLEENKILKKDTMILRKSLLEAQESLK; translated from the coding sequence ATGACCAAAGAAGAAGTAGTTGATATATTGATAGATTTGAAAGATACTGTAAAAGAATTCAATGCAGTTAAATTTGAAAGTACAGATAACAAGAAAAAATTACATGAAAAGATTTCAAACTTATATGGAAGTATACAAGAGTATTATTTAGATGCATCAGGATTCAAAAACATTGAAGTTCCAATTGCTAGAAGTCAATTAAAATCAAACTATAATAACTATTTCGAAGCAGGTTATTTATCAGGAAGAACCTTTCATTCTCATCAAGGTTATGCAGAGTTACTGAGTGTAATTGGTATAATACAGAATAAAAAGAATGTAAAAATTAGAAAGACTTCAAATAAGGGCTTGACTAAAAGTGAAACTATTGGAATTATAGCAATAATCTTAACTTTTTTAGGTGGTTCATTTACTTTAGGAAAATATATAGGAGAAAGCCGGTATGATCAAAAGAAAATAAATTTATTAGAAGAAAACAAGATCCTTAAAAAAGATACTATGATTTTAAGAAAATCACTATTAGAAGCACAGGAATCGTTAAAATAA
- a CDS encoding hypothetical protein (KEGG: edi:EDI_251780 26S proteasome subunit S9~SPTR: Putative uncharacterized protein;~IMG reference gene:2504107850) encodes MGTLVHEYVHYLQNITTIFGLRNSLFYFNYLFEIKKHIIDNNNFEIPLRKIQFSNGILRGKSLFQLYHGSSKVFSPEFDNVIVYTSKNGLDGIDVINVCIDLYAKDKKLDTVVFGNNCVKESMAYLYQQLFDKNVKPPIFPYLSVEVLCNSIYPEILTDKRKLIAICLISLNSQNSGLTFYQLLLKSKSEKELNGIELYKKYSFELTVINGEKEYSIKEYLVDSMVKFKEALSCSLITKLKYFDLLLDNIKLSAEENILPLIEVLYEDKKSSIEKLESLINFYGIPHIRTLNGYNLFPQNTELEEPAMEFVELIGQRIVFDRILGLGINKDDTMCSLYLQCELSEDDIVDEHCFDKQWERDKLCPFKIISDNWKLYEKTITDNTLKI; translated from the coding sequence TTGGGGACATTAGTACATGAATATGTGCATTATTTACAGAATATTACTACAATATTTGGACTACGAAATAGTTTGTTTTACTTCAATTATCTATTTGAAATAAAAAAGCATATTATTGATAATAATAATTTTGAAATACCTTTACGTAAGATCCAATTTTCTAATGGCATTTTAAGAGGAAAGTCTTTGTTTCAACTTTACCATGGTTCTTCAAAAGTATTTAGCCCCGAATTTGATAATGTGATAGTTTATACTTCAAAGAATGGGTTAGATGGCATTGATGTGATAAATGTTTGTATTGATCTATATGCCAAAGATAAAAAGTTAGATACAGTTGTATTTGGAAACAATTGTGTTAAGGAAAGCATGGCATATTTGTATCAGCAACTTTTCGATAAAAACGTAAAACCACCAATATTTCCATATCTCTCAGTTGAAGTATTATGCAACTCTATATATCCAGAGATTTTAACCGATAAAAGAAAGCTAATAGCAATTTGTCTTATCTCACTCAACTCTCAAAATAGCGGTTTGACTTTTTACCAGTTATTACTAAAATCTAAAAGCGAAAAAGAATTAAACGGAATTGAATTATACAAGAAATACTCATTTGAACTTACTGTGATTAATGGCGAGAAAGAGTATTCCATAAAAGAGTACCTTGTTGATTCAATGGTAAAATTTAAAGAAGCTCTTTCATGTTCATTAATTACTAAATTAAAATATTTTGATTTACTACTTGATAATATTAAACTATCAGCTGAAGAAAATATACTCCCCCTTATTGAAGTACTATATGAAGACAAAAAAAGCTCTATAGAGAAACTCGAATCTTTAATTAACTTCTATGGTATCCCTCATATTAGAACTCTAAATGGTTATAATTTATTTCCACAGAATACAGAACTTGAAGAACCAGCTATGGAGTTTGTGGAGTTAATTGGTCAAAGAATAGTTTTCGATAGAATATTAGGTCTAGGAATAAACAAAGATGATACTATGTGCTCATTGTATCTACAATGTGAATTGTCAGAGGATGATATTGTGGACGAGCATTGTTTTGACAAACAGTGGGAAAGAGATAAATTATGTCCATTTAAAATAATTAGTGATAATTGGAAACTATATGAAAAAACAATTACAGATAACACATTAAAAATATAA
- a CDS encoding hypothetical protein (KEGG: gfo:GFO_0257 membrane protein~SPTR: Membrane protein;~IMG reference gene:2504107851) — translation MKFLINILKVGLCACLLIIGVIIGKFINFPYFHISKTIDLVNVASILVTVLLAILITVLFDKRRSDNRIEKNIILRRVDNIYEITNELQQKSVSGEIPYTEAASSIKRINTSMHSIYRTVDKCQFSIEEHIKTLIKSSISELRDILTDTPKLTEDQIIKTDLPIEVKDGIIKFNRQRINQIEAKFDTLKDCLLELEIIINRK, via the coding sequence ATGAAATTTCTAATTAATATTCTAAAAGTTGGATTGTGTGCCTGTCTATTAATTATTGGGGTAATAATAGGAAAGTTTATCAATTTTCCATATTTTCATATATCTAAAACTATTGATTTAGTAAATGTTGCTTCCATTTTAGTAACCGTATTATTAGCTATTCTTATAACGGTTTTATTCGATAAAAGAAGAAGTGATAATCGAATTGAAAAAAACATCATTCTGAGAAGAGTTGATAACATATATGAAATAACTAATGAACTTCAACAAAAATCCGTTTCAGGCGAAATTCCATATACAGAAGCTGCTTCGTCAATTAAACGGATAAATACTTCAATGCACTCTATTTATCGGACTGTTGACAAATGCCAATTCTCTATTGAGGAGCATATTAAGACTTTAATCAAAAGTTCAATTAGCGAATTAAGAGATATACTAACAGACACACCCAAATTAACGGAAGATCAAATTATAAAGACTGATTTACCGATAGAAGTTAAGGACGGAATTATTAAGTTCAATAGACAAAGAATTAATCAAATTGAAGCGAAGTTTGATACTTTAAAAGACTGCTTACTTGAACTTGAAATTATAATTAATAGAAAATAA
- a CDS encoding hypothetical protein (KEGG: gfo:GFO_0258 hypothetical protein~SPTR: Putative uncharacterized protein;~IMG reference gene:2504107852): MESIEIKIAKDFSYTPGPRYIDEGEDSGEKFRKNILACVFKKAINENKKVIVDLDGTDGYGTSFLEESFGGLIRNDGIKYNEIIDRLEIISNEEEYLKDDVFEYLKDAHNEISN, encoded by the coding sequence ATGGAATCGATAGAAATTAAAATAGCTAAGGACTTCAGTTATACTCCTGGACCTAGGTATATAGATGAAGGTGAGGATTCAGGTGAGAAATTTCGTAAAAACATTTTAGCATGTGTGTTTAAGAAAGCCATTAATGAAAACAAAAAAGTCATTGTTGACTTAGATGGAACAGATGGTTATGGAACTTCATTTCTTGAAGAGTCATTCGGAGGGCTTATTAGAAATGATGGAATAAAATATAATGAAATCATTGATCGGCTTGAGATAATATCAAATGAAGAGGAATATCTAAAAGACGATGTATTTGAATATCTAAAAGACGCACACAATGAAATTTCTAATTAA
- a CDS encoding hypothetical protein (KEGG: gfo:GFO_0259 hypothetical protein~SPTR: Putative uncharacterized protein;~IMG reference gene:2504107853) translates to MKKLYTTEKYKKTNKRHAKRSLKQKLAHKEYRRQKNISEIGLSQIEREHKRKFENPFKDYVKIHAPNTLSFIDNSNEVVNFIDKLKHQFDLKNKVFVVLKDVQKITYDAIVVLLSIMVEFKSNRIAFNGDFPENKTARKILEESKFLQYLYEQFRESDRYHLGQKSSIHTHAWKDVDSELGSQLIRQATKTVWGEERRCQGVQRTLIELMLNTNNHADDSKKGEKHWWLSVHHDTIQNKVSFAFIDFGVGVFTSLNNKRSNSKFYGILDKLKERVKYGNNAELLSLILDGTLHKTATNKPYHGKGLPGIQMALNRNQISNLNIITNNVHANVEKNDFQSISKSFSGTFVYWELNKNNISCHGIDRN, encoded by the coding sequence TTGAAGAAACTTTACACAACAGAGAAATATAAAAAAACAAATAAACGTCATGCTAAAAGGTCGTTAAAGCAAAAGTTAGCTCATAAAGAATATAGAAGACAAAAAAACATATCTGAAATAGGGCTAAGTCAAATTGAACGAGAGCATAAAAGAAAGTTTGAAAATCCTTTCAAGGACTACGTTAAGATTCATGCACCAAACACTCTTTCTTTCATTGACAATTCTAATGAGGTTGTAAATTTCATTGACAAATTAAAACATCAATTTGACCTGAAAAATAAAGTTTTCGTTGTATTGAAAGATGTTCAAAAAATAACATATGACGCAATTGTAGTTTTACTTTCGATAATGGTTGAATTCAAATCTAACAGAATTGCTTTCAATGGTGATTTCCCTGAAAATAAAACAGCTCGAAAAATTCTCGAAGAATCGAAATTCTTACAATATCTTTACGAACAATTTAGAGAGTCTGATCGTTACCATCTTGGTCAAAAAAGCTCGATTCATACTCATGCATGGAAAGATGTAGATTCTGAGTTAGGAAGTCAGTTAATACGACAAGCAACAAAAACTGTTTGGGGAGAAGAAAGACGTTGTCAAGGTGTACAAAGAACCTTGATTGAATTAATGTTAAATACCAATAACCATGCTGACGACTCAAAAAAAGGCGAAAAACATTGGTGGTTATCCGTACATCATGATACTATCCAAAATAAAGTAAGTTTTGCTTTTATTGATTTCGGTGTAGGGGTATTTACCAGTCTGAATAATAAACGAAGTAATAGTAAATTTTATGGAATACTTGATAAGCTTAAAGAAAGAGTCAAATACGGTAACAATGCTGAACTCTTAAGTCTCATTCTTGACGGAACACTGCATAAAACTGCCACTAACAAACCTTATCATGGGAAAGGACTACCAGGTATTCAAATGGCGTTAAATAGAAATCAAATAAGTAATTTAAACATAATAACAAACAATGTTCATGCAAACGTTGAAAAGAATGATTTCCAATCAATTTCGAAATCTTTCAGTGGTACGTTTGTTTATTGGGAATTAAATAAAAATAATATAAGTTGTCATGGAATCGATAGAAATTAA
- a CDS encoding DNA modification methylase (InterPro IPR011639~KEGG: mru:mru_1167 DNA modification methylase~SPTR: Modification methylase BsuBI;~IMG reference gene:2504107855~PFAM: Eco57I restriction endonuclease) yields MITEIRSKQKKYSESKSIEDKKILGQYFTDSPIAEFMSSLIDVKSLNPNRVRLLDCGAGHGILTASSAIFLLKNGVNRVEATLYELDEKLIYNLVNVLDKVKALFSKENKIFIYTIINDDFVTLRPDLISQLQFDVSVINPPYFKYSVKESIYSKKTSDLFKGDPNIYASFIAITLSAMADQGQVVVISPRSFLNGLYFKGFRKYLLTNSKLELIHIFKSRKDVFVDSDILQENIIIKMVKTLDEYSEIKVSTSNGILDLEKSKITAYPKKIIIDTSNTEDIIRIPESKKDYDVLENAEDFSSTFSNEGYFISTGPVVEHRTIMHLTSDHNNKDHVPLIKAHNVLINGIVWDGNHKKDLSFKLISNYDKHLVANNRYVLLKRFTSKDERRRLVAGVYHPIINLKHVGITNKLNYIGRKDSLLSKDEALGLAVLFNSEFMDNYYRCISGNTQVNATDIRIMKIPTREQIILLGKYAANFPVLEYKTIELIIKKHINDRI; encoded by the coding sequence TTGATAACAGAGATTAGAAGTAAACAAAAAAAATATTCAGAAAGTAAAAGTATTGAGGATAAGAAAATTTTAGGTCAGTATTTTACAGATTCGCCTATTGCTGAGTTTATGAGCTCACTTATTGATGTTAAGAGTTTAAATCCAAATCGTGTGCGTTTATTAGATTGTGGAGCTGGACATGGTATTTTAACTGCATCATCAGCAATCTTTCTGCTAAAAAATGGTGTCAATAGAGTTGAAGCAACCCTTTATGAATTAGATGAAAAACTAATTTATAATCTTGTAAATGTTTTAGATAAAGTCAAAGCTTTATTTTCTAAAGAGAATAAAATATTCATTTATACTATAATCAATGACGACTTTGTTACTCTTAGACCCGATTTAATAAGCCAATTACAATTTGATGTTTCAGTAATAAATCCTCCATATTTTAAATACTCAGTTAAGGAGTCAATTTATTCCAAGAAAACATCCGACTTATTCAAGGGGGATCCAAATATATATGCTTCATTTATTGCAATAACACTTTCAGCTATGGCTGATCAAGGTCAAGTGGTAGTTATATCACCAAGAAGCTTTTTAAATGGATTGTATTTCAAAGGTTTTAGAAAATACTTGCTTACCAACTCTAAACTAGAATTAATTCACATATTTAAATCTAGAAAAGATGTGTTTGTAGATTCTGATATACTACAAGAGAATATTATTATCAAAATGGTGAAAACTCTTGATGAATACTCTGAAATAAAGGTATCAACTTCAAACGGTATTTTAGATTTAGAAAAATCTAAAATTACAGCATATCCTAAAAAGATTATTATTGACACAAGTAATACTGAGGATATAATACGCATACCAGAAAGCAAAAAAGATTATGATGTTTTAGAAAATGCTGAAGATTTCTCTTCGACTTTTTCTAATGAAGGTTACTTTATTTCAACGGGACCAGTAGTTGAACACAGAACAATAATGCATCTTACGTCAGATCATAATAATAAGGATCATGTGCCTTTAATTAAAGCTCATAATGTTCTAATTAATGGAATAGTATGGGATGGAAACCACAAAAAAGACCTTTCATTTAAACTTATTTCAAATTATGATAAGCATCTTGTGGCAAACAATAGATATGTCCTATTAAAACGTTTTACATCAAAAGATGAACGAAGAAGGCTTGTTGCAGGTGTATATCATCCAATAATTAATTTAAAACACGTTGGAATTACAAACAAACTTAATTATATAGGTCGTAAAGATTCATTATTGTCAAAAGATGAAGCTTTAGGTTTAGCTGTTTTATTTAACTCTGAATTTATGGATAATTATTATAGATGTATATCAGGTAATACACAAGTAAATGCTACAGATATTAGAATAATGAAAATTCCAACAAGGGAACAAATTATTCTGTTGGGTAAATATGCAGCCAATTTTCCTGTTTTAGAATATAAGACTATTGAACTAATAATTAAAAAACACATTAATGACAGAATCTAG
- a CDS encoding hypothetical protein (KEGG: pgn:PGN_0581 hypothetical protein~SPTR: Putative uncharacterized protein;~IMG reference gene:2504107856): MDVEVDDKTMVEKQKEKVLLAYDKEKKTVIAVKGVDDKGELQTIPPKPTNNNEFLKLDRNGDVLSNFLSNFNSQLKDPTRFNFFKVDAEKIEASAKMILNHVKAPTTASEAKIDKMRVGVESSTPKKNKTTESNNQIYANADDYFVNPNKIDWESLKSFGISKGQLEKSTAFESMLRGYKSPNTFPIEAKMSNVTIKTDARISFRPGSEGDVILAIHGIRKQPELNRSYFGHEFTKDDKENLLKTGNMGRKVDIKNYFTGETIPSFISIDKLTNELVSMKADKLSFPDKISGVDLNEKQKNDLKDGKAVWVENMISAKNTPYSAFLQINADKRSLEFIFPENNQNQIRNQNEKQSHESGVRIPKALAGVDLTEKQQNDLKSDKTIYVKGLKDKAGQEYNAYIKVNPEENKLDFFRFNPDKAKAKGKEVTPANEHKTQVAVNSEGKTNESTKKMDVPLKKGQSNPTDAQAEKQQKKETKASNQSESPKKRKGRKV; the protein is encoded by the coding sequence ATGGATGTAGAAGTAGATGATAAAACAATGGTGGAAAAGCAAAAAGAAAAAGTGCTTTTAGCTTACGATAAGGAGAAGAAAACCGTTATTGCTGTAAAAGGTGTGGATGATAAAGGTGAATTGCAAACTATACCTCCTAAACCAACAAATAATAATGAGTTTTTAAAGCTTGACCGCAATGGTGATGTTCTCAGCAATTTTTTGAGCAACTTCAATAGTCAATTGAAAGATCCCACGCGATTTAATTTTTTTAAAGTAGATGCAGAAAAGATTGAAGCATCTGCAAAAATGATCCTAAACCATGTGAAGGCTCCAACGACTGCCTCAGAAGCAAAGATTGATAAGATGCGTGTAGGTGTTGAATCTTCAACTCCAAAGAAAAACAAAACTACAGAATCTAATAATCAGATATATGCCAATGCGGACGATTACTTTGTTAATCCCAATAAAATTGATTGGGAATCTTTGAAAAGCTTTGGAATATCAAAAGGGCAACTTGAAAAGTCTACTGCTTTTGAATCAATGCTGAGAGGATATAAATCTCCTAACACATTTCCAATTGAAGCAAAAATGAGCAATGTTACAATTAAAACGGATGCTCGTATTTCATTTCGCCCAGGCAGTGAAGGTGATGTCATTCTTGCTATTCATGGCATACGGAAACAACCGGAACTTAATCGTTCTTATTTTGGTCATGAGTTTACTAAGGATGATAAAGAAAATCTGCTTAAAACTGGAAATATGGGACGGAAAGTTGATATTAAAAACTATTTCACAGGAGAGACTATTCCTTCTTTCATCAGTATAGATAAACTGACCAATGAATTGGTTTCAATGAAAGCTGATAAACTTTCATTTCCTGACAAAATCAGTGGTGTGGATCTTAACGAAAAACAAAAAAACGATTTAAAAGATGGCAAGGCAGTGTGGGTCGAAAATATGATTTCAGCCAAAAATACTCCCTATTCAGCTTTTCTTCAAATAAATGCAGATAAGCGCAGTCTTGAATTTATTTTCCCCGAAAATAATCAAAATCAAATTAGAAATCAAAATGAAAAGCAATCCCATGAATCAGGAGTGCGTATACCTAAAGCACTTGCAGGAGTTGATTTAACTGAAAAGCAGCAAAATGATTTAAAATCAGACAAAACCATTTATGTGAAAGGATTGAAGGATAAAGCCGGACAAGAATATAATGCATACATTAAAGTAAACCCAGAAGAAAATAAACTTGATTTTTTTAGATTCAATCCTGATAAAGCAAAAGCAAAAGGTAAAGAGGTTACTCCTGCCAATGAACACAAAACACAGGTAGCAGTGAATTCTGAAGGTAAGACGAATGAATCGACAAAAAAAATGGATGTTCCTTTAAAGAAAGGTCAATCAAATCCTACCGATGCTCAAGCAGAAAAGCAACAGAAAAAAGAAACTAAAGCAAGTAATCAGTCAGAATCTCCAAAGAAAAGGAAGGGACGAAAAGTTTAG
- a CDS encoding hypothetical protein (KEGG: cyu:UCYN_12490 hypothetical protein~SPTR: A2-5a orf8; hypothetical protein;~IMG reference gene:2504107857) encodes MLMNILKVIFTFIFKTIFKILKVSFGVVKWVVVVVIFSSIMMILGSFRGANGG; translated from the coding sequence ATGCTTATGAACATATTAAAGGTCATATTTACTTTTATTTTCAAGACTATTTTCAAAATATTGAAAGTAAGCTTTGGTGTGGTAAAATGGGTGGTTGTAGTTGTTATTTTCTCATCCATCATGATGATATTAGGATCATTTAGGGGTGCAAATGGAGGGTAG